CAGCGATTCTTTGTTGAACTGTGTTTCCTTACCTTCCTGCTCTACGATATTGGTAACCAATAGCCTCATGGCATTGGACCCGATATCTATCGCTGCATATTTTTTTAGTGTAATCATTCTCTCTGAGGAAGGTGCTGAGGTGCTTAGGCACTTAGGTTCTTAGGCCCTAAGCAACTCAGAACCTCAGTCCCTTGCGCTTTATAATTGTTCGTAAATAACTTCGAGCTTGTTTCTGTAATAATTGTACGTTTCCAGTTGGGCGCGGAACGGTTTTTCGTCCGGCTTTTTCCTGTATTTGTTTTCGAGCGTCTCGCTGTGCAGGCGCGCCTTTACATTGGCCTTCCACCCTATTTCGAATACCTCCAGCATTTCCTGCTTTATATCCGCATCATAAATTGGGCAGGTTACCTCCACCCTCGCGTCAAGGTTGCGTGTCATAAAATCGGCCGAAGATATGTAAACTTCATGATCGCCGCAATTGGCAAAAATATAAACCCTGGAGTGCTCCAGGTAATTATCTACAATGCTGATGGCCTCGATATTCTCACTCATGCCTTCAACGCCGGGTATGAGGCAGCAAATGCCACGAATGATAAGCTGTATCTTCACGCCTTCCCTGCTCGCCTCGTAAAGCTTGTCGATCATCCTGTAATCGGTAAGGCTATTCATTTTCAGCTTTATATAAGCCTCCTTGCCGCCTATGGCATTGAGTATTTCCCTATCGATAAGCTTGTAAAACTTGCTTCTTGTATAGTGCGGCGAAACGAACAGGTGCCTGTAACGGTGCACCCTATAATTGACATCGAAAAACTCGAATACCTTGCTCACCTCTTTCATGATCTGCGGGTGGCTGGTAAATAATGTCACATCGGTATATACTTTTGCCGTCGATTCATTGAAATTCCCCGTTGAGATAATGCCGTAGCGTTTTATTTTCCCTTCTTCAACACGTTCCACAACACATATTTTGCTGTGCACTTTCAATCCTTTTACCCCAAATATCAGGTTGATGCCTTCTGTCTGCATCTGTTCGGCATACGAGATATTGCTGGCTTCGTCAAAACGGGCCTGCAGCTCTATTTGTACCGTAACTTTTTTTCCGTTCTTGGCTGCATTTATAAGCGAGCTCACAATTTGTGAATTCCTGGCAAGCCTGTAGAGCGTAATTTTTATAGTGACCACTTTCGGGTCGAGCGCTGCTTCGCGCAAAAATTTAATCACATAAGCATACGACTGGTACGGTGCGTTCAAAAGATAATCCTTGTGCTTCAGCTTTTGTATGATGCTCCCCTCCAGACTTAATCCTGTAATGGGAAGCGGCACATTTTGCTGGTATAAAAGGTCCTGCCTGCCAAGGCTGGGGAAATCCATATAGTCCCTTCGGTTATGGTAACGCCCTCCCGGAATAATACTGTCGGAAGAGTCGATCTCCATGTGCGTCAGGAAAAATTCGAGCGTATCACTGCCTATCGCCTGGTCGTATACAAAACGCACCGGTTCGCCTATGCGGCGATCCTTCACGCTCGTTGAGATCTTTTCCATAAGGCTTTTGCTCTGGTCGCTGTCTATCTCCAGCTGGGCATCGCGCGTAATCTTGATCATGTGGGCACAGATGCTTTCGTATTCAAAAATATTAAAGATACTCTCCAGGTTGAGCCTTATAACATCGTCAAGCATAATGATATACTTTTTCTCGCTGTTGGATGGCAGCTGTACGAAGCGGTTTATGGTTTTAGGTATTTCTACAACCGCAAAACGCACACCATCATCTTTAAGGGCAAGCCTTACAGCCAGATATCCTGAGGTGTCTTTCAGCAAAGGGAATTCATCGAGGTCGTTAAGGATAATGGTAACAAGCTCAGGGCTTACCTTCTGTATGAAAAAATCTTTGATGAACAATTCCTGCTCCCTGTTGATCTGGGTTTCATTGACCATAAAGATATTCTCCTTTTCGAGCTCTTTTTCGATAACACTCAAAATGCGGAGGCTGTCCGATTGCTGCTCAATTACAATCTCGGTAATTTCCTTAAGCAGCTTTTGGGCGGTAATTCCACCGAGAATTTTCTCACCGGTCTTGCCCTCGAGGCTCAGCCGGCGGATAGCGGCATACCGTACCCTGAAAAATTCGTCGAAGTTGTTTGAAAATATTCCTAAAAACCGAAGCCTGTCCAAAAGCGGCACTTTCTCATCGCCTGCTTCCTGTAGTACCCTTGCGTTAAATGCCAGCCAGCTTTTTTCCCTGTCAATGTATCTGTTTACCGGTGAATGGTGAATCATGCTTTTTTAATTCTCTTGGAAATAACGTTTTTTTAATCTTGCCTTTCCGGATCGCCTTCCAGTCATTTTCTTCAAATGACAGCGATACGAAACCTGCTGTCGGCACGTTGTCCACAGCATGGTTCCCAAAGGTATTAACAAAATTAGTAATAGCGTCGTTATGTCCAAAAAGAATTAGGTTATCAAATTGGTTATCGCAGGTTTTTATGATATTCGCAAGCTTTTTTTCATCGAACGTATAAAGGTCATCCTTAAAAACGATGGTGTCTATCGGAATAGAAAGGTTCTCTGCAAAAATATAAGCTGTGTTCTTAGCCCTCTGCGCAGTGCTGCTCCACACAACAAACGATTTTGGCAGGAACTCATCTACTTCCCCAGCCATCAGGTGCGCATCGGAAATGCCGCGATTAGATAAAGGGCGGTCTTTATCTACCAGTGGAGCATCCCAGCTTGATTTGGCATGTCGGATCAGGATTAAATTTTTCATACGCTTCAGGTTTAGGTTGTATGTATCAGAAATTTAAATGTCTAAAAAAATAAGAAGCGGTATTCCCTACGAAATGTTAATTCGGTACTAATATTGCATTTATGGCGCCAGCCTGTCGGTTTTCCAGGAAAAGTCCTCCATAAGTTTATACCTTATCCTGTCGTGAAGGCGGTTGGGCCTCCCCTGCCAAAATTCCATTTCTACAGGCTTTACAGTATAGCCACCCCAGTTATCAGGACGCGGAATTTCCTTGCCTGAAAATTCCTTTTCCAGCTCTTTTAAATTATTCTCAAGATAGCTCCGCGACGGGATTACCTCACTCTGCGGCGATACTATTGCGCCAAGCCTGCTGCCTTCCGGGCGGCTCTCGAAATAACCGTCAGAGAGGTTTTCGGCCACTTTTTCTGCAACACCTTTTATGATTACCTGCCTTTCCATTTCATGCCAGAAGAACGACAGGCATATATGCGGATTTGCGGCGATCGCTTTTCCTTTTTCTGAACTGTAATTGGTATAAAAAACAAAACCTTCGTAAGTAAATTGCTTAAGCAGCACCACGCGCGACTTTGGGAAGCCGTCCAGCCCGATAGTAGAAACCGTCATGGCATTCACCTCGGCGGCACTGCCAAATTCTTCTACTTCCACAAACCAGTTCCTGAAAAGCGTGACAGGATCTTCCGGGAGGTTATCTTCTATAAGCTGGCTTTTTTCGTAGGATTTGCGGTAACTGCTTAGGTCGGTCATTTTTGATTTCAGATTTCAGAATGTAGATTTCAGATTGAGCTTCACTCGAATCCAAATAGTTATAGATTCGTTTTAACTTTAAAAAATTGGTAAAATTACAATTTGTTTATTGCCTATCTTCAAATTATAATACACAATGCAATATAAGCAATATAATCGTCATGAGTGAAGTTTAATCTGAAATCTACATTCTGAAATCTGAAATATCAAAGTTCAAAAACTTTTCCGTCGTCTGCCAATAGTACATTTTCGAAGATAGTTTGCGCTTCTTCCCTGAATGGCTCTATAGAGTTGTATCGCGTAGAAAAATGCCCCAGTATCAATTGCTTTACATTGGCCATTTTGGCAATTGTAGCCGCCTGCTTTGCAGTAGTATGCATGGTCTTTTCGCAAAGGTGGGCTTCTGAATCCAGAAATGTGCTTTCATGATAAACGACATCCACATCCTTTATAAGGGGCACGATGCTTTCATCGTATATGGTATCCGAACAGAAGGCATAGCTCTTTGGCGCGGGTGGGTCGAATGTCAGTTCACTGTTTGGAATAACCCTACCATCATCAAGGGTAATGTCACTGCCGTTTTTTATCTTTTGGTAATATGCAGTGTGGATGCCATGCGCCTGCACAGCGTTGATATCCAGCTTGCGCTCGCCAGGCTTTTCCCGGAACAGAAAGCCATTGGTATACACCCGATGCTTTAGCGGGATAGTGGAAACGATAACTTTATCATCCTCAAATACCACTTCGGGTTCTTTGGATTCCAACTCATGGAAATACAGGTTATAGCCCGTCCACGAATTGGATAGCTTCAATTGCAGTAATGTAATCTCTTTAGTGCCTTTGGGGCCATAAATATGGAGGTCAGTCTTACGATTTAGCAATGAAAAAGTGGAGACAAGCCCTATCAGCCCATAGTAATGGTCACCGTGCAGGTGCGATATGAATACATGATTTATTTTAGAGAACCGCAGCTTGTTTTTTCGCAACTGCACCTGCGTACCTTCCCCGCAGTCAATGAGGAACATCCTGTTCTTCATTTCCAGTACCTGCGATGTAGGGTTGGTTAATGTACGTGGTGTTGCTGCATAACAGCCTAAAATTGTCAAATTCATTTGTTTCAGGTTTCAAGTTTCAGGTTGCGCCTGTTACCCGTAACCATCAATAGAAAATAATCAATAAAAAATAATAAATTTAAAAGCCCAGGTCGCGCTCTATCTCCTCCATTTCGATAATGTCATTCGCTTCCAAAGGTGTAGGGACCACGACCATTTCTTCAGGCACATCGTTAAAGTCGATATCCTTAGCCACCAGCACAAAGGATTTCTTTGCTTCCCTGTGCTTATTGGACAATGGCAGGAATGTCAGGACGGCATCAAGGGTAATGTTTCCGTCCTGACTTATGTCGAGGATGAGATTGTGGTCTTTATAGCTGTTGTATTCAGCAGTCACTTTATCCAGGAACGATGCTATGTCCCCCTGCGTGTCCTTAATGGTTATGGTGTGCCCTTTTTCTTCTACTTTCATTTTCTTTTAAATACTGAGGTTCTTAGACAGTTAGATTTTTAGACTGAAAGCTAAGATACGAAGTTCA
Above is a genomic segment from Flavobacterium album containing:
- a CDS encoding SixA phosphatase family protein — its product is MKNLILIRHAKSSWDAPLVDKDRPLSNRGISDAHLMAGEVDEFLPKSFVVWSSTAQRAKNTAYIFAENLSIPIDTIVFKDDLYTFDEKKLANIIKTCDNQFDNLILFGHNDAITNFVNTFGNHAVDNVPTAGFVSLSFEENDWKAIRKGKIKKTLFPRELKKHDSPFTGKQIH
- the ppk1 gene encoding polyphosphate kinase 1, whose translation is MIHHSPVNRYIDREKSWLAFNARVLQEAGDEKVPLLDRLRFLGIFSNNFDEFFRVRYAAIRRLSLEGKTGEKILGGITAQKLLKEITEIVIEQQSDSLRILSVIEKELEKENIFMVNETQINREQELFIKDFFIQKVSPELVTIILNDLDEFPLLKDTSGYLAVRLALKDDGVRFAVVEIPKTINRFVQLPSNSEKKYIIMLDDVIRLNLESIFNIFEYESICAHMIKITRDAQLEIDSDQSKSLMEKISTSVKDRRIGEPVRFVYDQAIGSDTLEFFLTHMEIDSSDSIIPGGRYHNRRDYMDFPSLGRQDLLYQQNVPLPITGLSLEGSIIQKLKHKDYLLNAPYQSYAYVIKFLREAALDPKVVTIKITLYRLARNSQIVSSLINAAKNGKKVTVQIELQARFDEASNISYAEQMQTEGINLIFGVKGLKVHSKICVVERVEEGKIKRYGIISTGNFNESTAKVYTDVTLFTSHPQIMKEVSKVFEFFDVNYRVHRYRHLFVSPHYTRSKFYKLIDREILNAIGGKEAYIKLKMNSLTDYRMIDKLYEASREGVKIQLIIRGICCLIPGVEGMSENIEAISIVDNYLEHSRVYIFANCGDHEVYISSADFMTRNLDARVEVTCPIYDADIKQEMLEVFEIGWKANVKARLHSETLENKYRKKPDEKPFRAQLETYNYYRNKLEVIYEQL
- the pdxH gene encoding pyridoxamine 5'-phosphate oxidase translates to MTDLSSYRKSYEKSQLIEDNLPEDPVTLFRNWFVEVEEFGSAAEVNAMTVSTIGLDGFPKSRVVLLKQFTYEGFVFYTNYSSEKGKAIAANPHICLSFFWHEMERQVIIKGVAEKVAENLSDGYFESRPEGSRLGAIVSPQSEVIPSRSYLENNLKELEKEFSGKEIPRPDNWGGYTVKPVEMEFWQGRPNRLHDRIRYKLMEDFSWKTDRLAP
- a CDS encoding ribonuclease Z produces the protein MNLTILGCYAATPRTLTNPTSQVLEMKNRMFLIDCGEGTQVQLRKNKLRFSKINHVFISHLHGDHYYGLIGLVSTFSLLNRKTDLHIYGPKGTKEITLLQLKLSNSWTGYNLYFHELESKEPEVVFEDDKVIVSTIPLKHRVYTNGFLFREKPGERKLDINAVQAHGIHTAYYQKIKNGSDITLDDGRVIPNSELTFDPPAPKSYAFCSDTIYDESIVPLIKDVDVVYHESTFLDSEAHLCEKTMHTTAKQAATIAKMANVKQLILGHFSTRYNSIEPFREEAQTIFENVLLADDGKVFEL
- a CDS encoding ribonuclease Z, with product MKVEEKGHTITIKDTQGDIASFLDKVTAEYNSYKDHNLILDISQDGNITLDAVLTFLPLSNKHREAKKSFVLVAKDIDFNDVPEEMVVVPTPLEANDIIEMEEIERDLGF